TGTTAATGGTAATGTGGATGGCAACTCTCCCGCATTTTACCGGGAACAAAAAAACTGTAAACAACAGTATCATTAATGCCACATTAACCGGCGTACACTAAAGCGTCAAGGCAGCCTGGACGCATTACATAGCAATGCGATGTTCAGCAGTGACTGCCTCTGGCAGACAATCCATGACTAAGGAGCGAGCAATGCAAAGCCGAGCAGGAAAAATAACCCTCTGGTTGATAGTGATTCTGATAACGCCGATAGTGCTTTACTGGCTATTCGCTAACACCGTAATAAAGAGTGTTTTAGAATCACAGCTTTCCGAGGCCCATGGTGCAGAGGTGAATATCACCGACGTCAGTCATAGCCTGTTCCCTGTTACCGTTGACATTGACACCATTCAGTTTACCGATGCCAGAGACCCACTTCGCAATCAATTAGTCGTCGGCAACATGCGCGGTGATGTAGACGTCATGGCATTATTGAATGACCAACTCATTATGAATCAATTGTCGATTCTTGATGTGGCATTTAATCAGCCACGTCAAAGTCGCGGTGAGGTATTACGCCAGCCAACCGGGAAAAGCTTTGATACGCTGTTAAGTGAAGCCAAAGAAGCCTTACCTGAAGTAGATGAACTGCTCGAGCGTTCACCGCTGAAAACCACCGCAGCGGTTCAAAATGCCCAACAAACCTATGCCGTCTATGCCGATGAACTACAGAACGATTACCAGCAACTGCCCGATAAGGCGCGTCTGGACTACTATAAAAAGCAAGTAAAACAGCTCTTAGAAACCGACTATAAAAGCCCGGCAGAACTGGCCAAGGCCAAAGAAGCTTTCGATGCATTAAAACAAGAAATCCGTGCCGATAAGGCGCTTGTGACTAATTTTAAAGAAAAAGCCTCAACGGCCAGAAAAGCCCTGTCAGCGTCACTGCAAGAACTAAAAACAGCGCCCCAGCAAGACTATGCATTACTACAGGGTATCTACGCTGGCGATCACGCGGCGCTCTCGCAATTAACTGAGGCCGTGTTTGGCGATAAGGCAGCCCAGTACAATAGTTACCTGTTTACTGCATTTGACCTTATCGTGCCGCTACTTAAGGGCGGCGATGATAATACCGAGACGGCCACTGACGCAGGCTCGCCCCTGCAAGTGTTAATCCGTAAAGCCAACGTATCGGTGAACTGGCAGGATACGCTGCTGACCGGCGACTGGGAAAATATCACTAACGTACACAGTATTTTCGGCAACCCCACTACGTTTTTGCTGAACTCGGTCGCTGATGGTAAACAGTCATTCACCACCAAAGGACAGTTCTTTCTCGACGAGAATGGATTAGATGCCAGTCAGACATGGCAAATTGCCGGCCTGCTGCTGGAGAGTATCAGGTTGAGCGACAACGCAAAGCTCGACGCATCCATCAAACAAGCGCTGCTGGCCACTGCCGGCTCATTAACCATTACCGACAACGCATTGGATGGCAGCGGGAGCATCGACCTGACAAAACTCGCCATGGCGGCCACTGGTAGTAACAAAATTACCAGAGCGGTGGCTGATCTGTTGGGCAGCCTGTCGAGTCTGGATATACAAATGGATATAAGTGGCTCTTTAAATGCGCCTGATTTTGGCTTTTCATCGGATTTGGACAACCAGTTAGCAGGCGCTGCTCTGGCCACTCTGAGCGCCTCACAACAGGATAAACTCGATGAACTCAACCGCAAATTACAAAGCATGGTAGGCGAGCAAAATGACATGCTGAGCAGTGAACTTGGCGATATCAACACCTGGATTAAAGCATCCCAAAACGATGAAGCCGCCTTGCAGGAATTACTCCAGGCATCATTGAAAAATGTCGTCGACAAGCAAAAAGACAAACTACTTAATAAACTGTTCGACAAACTGAATGGACGTTAGTCCGTCACAACGGCATAATACCTGACGGATTTTAATTACATTGGGTTTTCTTGTGTGGCGAGATAGGCTGATTTTACTGGTTCTGGTGATAATGCTCAGTGCATTACAATATCGCCTGTGGCTGGGTAAAAACAGCGTGTCAGATTACCTTGCCAAGCAACAGGAAGTCGAAAAGCAACGTCGTCAAAATGCGAACCTGGTACAGCGCAATGCGCTGCTTAAAGCCGATATTAATGACTTAACTATAGGCCTGGAAGCCGTAGAAGAGCGCGCCAGAAACGAGCTGGGCTTAATTAAGCGTGGCGAAACCTTTTACCGCATTTTGCCCCCTGAAGAAGAATAATACATGACCATCAGTAAGGTTGTTGCCGTTGTTCCTGCGGCAGGGGTGGGGTCGCGAATGCAAGCCGATCGCCCTAAACAGTACTTAACCATCGGCGACCAGACTATCCTTGAACATACGCTGTTAAAACTGGCGGCACACCCTGACATCACGCGCGTTATCGTGGCATTAAGCCCCGGTGATGACTACTTTTCGACACTGGCGGTCAGCAACGCACCCTGGTTAACAACAGTTAACGGGGGCGATTCCCGGGCCGATTCGGTGCGCAACGCCCTTAGCACACTGGCAGATGATGAATGGGCATTGGTGCACGATGCAGCGCGTCCTTGTGTCAACCATGACGATCTTGACCAGCTCATTGCGATGACCCGACGACCTGGCTTTGGCGGTGCAATTTTAGCCACACCGGTACGCGATACCATGAAACGGGCTTTATCCGGGGCGACAGCCCAGCCAGTCGTGGCGCATACCGAAAACCGCGACAACTTATGGCATGCGTTAACGCCACAACTGTTTCCGGCACAGGCACTGCTGCAGGCTATCGATAGTGCGCTGGCTGCGGGCGTAACGGTTACCGATGAAGCCTCCGCGATGGAGTTCGCTGGCCATCAGGTAATGTTACTCGACAGCGATCCGGCGAATATTAAAATTACCCGCCCTGCAGACTTACCCCTCGCCCGGTTTTATTTACAACAAAGTCTCATGGAGACTTCTCAAACAGGTAACCTTTCACAATGAGAATTGGTCATGGCTATGACGTACATAAATTTGGCGGCAACGGCCCCATAATCATAGGCGGAGTGAGCATTGATTACGACTATGGTTTGCTCGCTCATTCCGATGGTGATGTATTGATACACGCGCTGTGCGATGCCTTGCTTGGCGCCGCGGCGCTGGGCGATATCGGCAAACACTTCCCTGATACCGACAGTGCCTTTGCGGGTGCCGATAGTCGCGATCTGTTACGACAGGTCATTGCGCAACTTCGGGCACTGGGTTACCAACTGGTTAACGCCGACATGACCATTATTGCTCAGGCCCCAAAGATGGCACCTCACATCGATTCGATGCGCCATATACTGGCCACTGATTGCAACGTTGAATATGACCAAATCAATGTAAAAGCCACCACCACAGAAAAATTAGGCTTTACCGGACGTAAAGAAGGGATAGCGGCCCATGCCGTAGTGCTCATTACGGCGGCAGCCAAATGATCGCGCTGGATACCTCTGAGTGGCAGTATTTATTTGGCCAGCCGACGAGCACTGGCCTGCTTAAACAGCAACTTACCGACTTTAAGGTCCGCGAGCACCTTGGTTACAAGCTGACCGGCGAAGGCGAACACATTTATATTGAGCTGGAAAAAGCCGGTTTGAATACCGCTTACGTGGCAGAGCAACTGGCGAGCTTTTGTAAGTTGCCGCTGCGTCAGGTTACCTATGCTGGTCGCAAGGATAAATACGCCGTCACACAGCAATGGTTTGGCATACATCTCCCCGGTAAGGCCGAATTTGACTGGTCAGGTTTCACCCTTGCCGGCACACGGATATTACACACCCAACGGCACAACAAAAAACTGCGAACGGGTCAGCTAAAAGGCAACACCTTCACCATTACGCTGCGTGAAGTGTCTGATCCTGAGCAGGTTATCGAGCGCTTGCACCGCGCGGCAGATGAAGGCGTGCCTAACTACTTTGGCAGCCAGCGTTTTGGCGTACAACGCATCAGCGAACAAGGCGAAACCAGCCGTGGTGGCAACCTATTGCTGGCCGAGCGAATGCTCAACGGCGAGGTTATCAAAAACCGCAATAAACGTTCTATGGCGCTGTCGGCCTTACGTAGCTGGCTGTTTAACGACATGCTGTCGGCACGCATTAGTGCAGGCTTGCTAACCACTGTTAACACTGGCGATGTGGTGAACTTGTCTGGCTCTAACAGCATCTTTGTTGCCGAAGAAGACTGTAGTGAGCTGAACCGACGCTTGCAAGAACGCGATTTGTCTACGACGGTACCGCTCTGGGGCGACGGCAAACTCGATTCGCTGGGGCAGGCTCTGGCTTTTGAACAAGAATTGGCAGAACAATATTCCGCATTAACGGCGTACCTGGCAAGTCAGAGGCTAACTCAGGATCGCCGCGCCGCGATTATTTGGCCGCAACAACTTGAATGCGACCGCCAAGGTGATACATTAATCGTAAGTTTTTTCCTGCCTCCAGGCTGTTTTGCCACATCGGTATTACGTGAGTGTCTCAATACCATTGAACTGGCCTGAGGTTGGGTGCCTGTCTATTAACTGATGTGAGTACAAATACTGCTTATGAAAATATTATTGAGTAATGACGATAGCGTGTTTGCCAAAGGCATCGCCACTTTGTACACCGCGTTAGCCAGCGAACATGATGTTACGGTTATTGCACCGGATCGAAATTGCAGCGGTGCCAGTAATGCCCTGTCATTACATCAGCCATTGCGTATCCAGAAAATGGACAATGGCTTTTACGCGGTAAATGGTACGCCCTCTGATTGCGTACATCTGGGCGTAAACTGCTTTTTAGAGGAAGATCCTGAGCTGGTCGTATCGGGCATTAACCACGGCGCCAACCTTGGTGATGACGTCATTTACTCAGGCACCGTTGCAGCGGCAACCGAAGGCCGTTATATGGGCCTGCCCGCTATTGCAGTATCCTTATGCAACTACGATGGTGGTCACTTTGAAACCGCCGCTCAGGTAGTGATAGATATCATCCGCAAACTTATAACGCATCCATTACCGGCCAATCAGATATTAAATGTCAATGTGCCTGATCTGCCCTACGATGAGCTGGCCGGTGTAAAGGTCACCCGGCAAGGCCGCCGCCATCGCGCCGAAGGTATGGTCAAAGCGGCAGATGCTTTTAACCGTGAGATCTACTGGTACGGGCCTGCCGGCGCAGAACAGGATGCCGGACCGGGAACGGACTTTCACGCCATTGCCAACGGCTACTGTTCGGTAACGCCTCTCAGCGTCGATATGACCGCACACGACAGCATAGACGAAATGGAAAAGTGGCTCGAAATGTAACATGACCTTTAAAAATTAAAGAATAAGAATTGACCATCATGAGATCAACACGAAAAGGTGACGCGCTGGCACAATTGCTGTGTGACGAAGGAATCGTTAATCAGCAGGTATTAAATGCCGTGGCCAGCGTACCACGGGAGCATTTTTTACCCGATGCGTTGCAACACAAGGCTTATCAGAATACCGCTCTGCCTATAGGGCAGGGTCAAACGATTTCACAACCCTACATTGTTGCCAAAATGAGCGAGCTGTTATTAGCTGCGCCAAACCCGGCTAATTCAGTGTTGGAGATCGGCACCGGTTCCGGTTATCAGACTGCCATTCTGGCATTGTTATTCCCCCAGGTATTCTCTGTTGAGCGAATAAAAACACTGCAGTTTCAAGCTAAACGGCGCATGAACCAGCTCGACTTACACAATGTAAAGATGAAGCATGGCGACGGCTGGCAAGGCTGGCAAAGCAAGGGACCATATGACTGTATTATCGTTACTGCAGCGGCCAGTCGGGTACCTGAAGCCCTCACCGACCAATTAAGGGAAGGCGGGCGCCTAGTGATTCCCGTCGGGGATGATCAGCAGCAATTACTTTGTATAGATAAAATGGAGGATCAACTGATAAGCAACACTATTGAGTCGGTTCGCTTTGTCCCACTTGTTGCCGGAGAGCTCCTGTGAAGTTGTTTCAACCCTGTTATGACCTTGCCTTGCGGTGGGCAAAGCACCCTAATGCCAGTCGCTACCTGGCAACCTTGAGTTTTGCCGAATCGGTGATTTTCCCTGTTCCACCGGATGTTATGCTTGCCCCTATGTCGTTATCGCAGCCAGACAAAGCCTGGCGATTTGCGCTCATCACTACGATTGCTTCAATAGTAGGCGGTATAGCCGGGTACCTGTTAGGCCTGTTTGCCTTTGAGAGCTGGTTACAGCCGATGATCGAATCGGCTGGCTATAGCCATAAACTAGAAACCACGATGACATGGTTTGAGTCTTACGGCGTATGGGTGGTCTTTTTGGCCGGCTTTTCCCCCATACCGTATAAGATATTTACTATCAGTGCCGGTTTTTTGCAGATGGCATTCTTACCTTTTCTGATAGCCTCAGCCGTTGGCCGGGGAGCCAGATTTTACCTGGTCGCGGCACTCATGAAATGGGGCGGAGCCAATATGGAAGCGCAACTGCGTAAATATATTGAAGTGCTTGGCTGGATGGTAGTACTTATTGCTGTGGCTGCTTACCTGCTGCTCAGATGATGTCTCTCCAACGCTGCCAGCCACATCAACGTTGTTTCGCTGCGACAGTAATAACGTTGGTGTTATTGCTGGCTGCGTGCGCAGGGCCTGGAACACCGGCACCGGTGACGGTGTTGAACAGTCAGCATTATCCTCAGGATTTACCCCAACAAACCACCTACACCGTACAATCGGGCGACACATTGTATGCCATTGCCTGGTATACCGGCAATGACTATGCTGATCTTGCCAAATGGAACAACCTGACAAAACCCTACGACATTTACCCTGGGCAATTACTGGATTTACAGCCCTCTTTGAAGGCGTCAAAAAAAACGCAAACTGTCAATAAAATGACTGGACCAACCAGCAAAAAGAATACAAAAAAGTCTATTGACCAAAGAGATAGCGAGGCGTATTGTGATTGTGAACCAGATGTTAACACGCCAAAAAGTAGTGGCGAACGTGGTACTAAAGAAACTTCGGTCAGGGATAACGTCAGTAAAAAAACCAACCCAAGTTTTCCGCCCAGAGTTGAGCGCTGGCAATGGCCTGCGCAAGGTCGGGTTGAGTTAACCAACAGCAATGAAGAGGCAACTAAAACCGGTCTCGACATTTATGCCCAACATGGCAGCCAGGTTAACGCTGCGGCAGCCGGGAAAGTGGTTTATGCAGGCAACGCGCTGCGGGGATACGGTAACCTGATAATCATAAAACACACCGATTCCTTTTTGAGTGCTTATGCGCACAACAGCCGGATAGTAGTTAAAGAGCGCGAATGGGTTAACGTTGGGCAACAAATTGCAGAAATGGGGGATACCGGCACTACGTCAGTAAAACTTCATTTTGAAATAAGGTATCGGGGGAAAGCAGTCGAACCGATGAAGTATCTACCAGTAACACAATAATAATAACAATAAATAATAATAATTCATGAGAAACAGGAGAACGTCGTAAGGTAAAACAACGCAGGAGATACAGTTGTGGGTCAACAAAATATCGCTGTCATCGACGCAACACCCCAAGACGAAACAGAACATACCGAAGTCGTAGAAACTAGCAAAGACACCGGTGTATTCGACGAAGAAAACACAAAAGCCAAGTCTGACACTTGGACAAACCAGGAAGAAGTAACCAAAACACTTGATGCAACACAGTTATACCTAAGCGAAATAGGTTATTCGCCGCTGCTAACCGCAGAGGAAGAAGTCCATTTTGCCCGCCGGGCACTGAAAGGTTGTGAAGCTTCTCGCAAACGTATGATCGTAAGCAACTTACGATTAGTCGTTAAAATAGCCAGACGCTACAACAACCGTGGTCTGGCACTGCTTGACCTGATTGAAGAAGGTAATCTGGGTTTAATTAGGGCCGTTGAAAAGTTTGATCCGGAACGCGGTTTCAGATTTTCGACTTATGCAACATGGTGGATACGTCAAACCATTGAACGTGCCATTATGAACCAAACCCGTACGATTCGTTTACCCATTCATGTGGTAAAGGAGCTTAACGTTTATTTGCGTGCGGCAAGAGAGCTGGCTCAGGAGCTGGATCACGAACCAACGGCAGAAGATATTGCGCTTCACCTCGACAAACCTATCGATGAAGTCAGTAAAATGCTTCGCCTGAACGAACGTATTAGTTCGGTTGACACTCCCATTGGTGGTGACAACGATAAGGCTTTGCTGGACATTCTGGCTGACGATAACGAGTCAAGCCCTGAAGACCAGTTGCAAGACAGCAATATTAAATTAAATATTGTTAACTGGCTGCAAGAGCTTAATCCAAAACAGCGAGAAGTACTGGCAAGACGCTTTGGACTGATGGGTTATGAACCTTCAACACTCGAGGATGTAGGCGCTGAAATTGGTCTTACCCGTGAACGGGTTCGTCAAATACAGGTCGAAGGGCTGCGCCGCCTGAAGGATATGTTAAGTCATCAGGGACTGGATTTAGAAAGTGTATTTAGCCGTTTAAGCTAAGCGATACGTTTCGGCAACCATCAAAGACATTGCCCACAGCGACATGAAATTCAATTTCACATTGCTGTGGGTCGGTGTCTGACACCTCAATAGCACTATCAGACACACTCAATCCCATTCTTTACCAACCCATATTTAATTCAACATGGGGTTCAATGCCGGTTACGCAGTGGTCTGCTGATAAACGCCTACAGCGATTCACGCTCCAGCGTCACAAAGGTATAGCCGAATTGGTTTTTCTGGTCTGACGGATGGGTCTCTTTGCTCAGTTCACGCCACTTTCCCTGCTTGGCATAGTCAGGAAAGTAGGTATCACCTGCAACGTCAGCATCGATAAAGGTTAGATACAAGCGATCGGCCCGGGGTAATAAGCTGGTATAAATCGCCCCACCACCAATGATCATTGCCTCGTCCGTCGCCTCACTCTTTGCCTGTGCTAGCGCTGCGTCAATGCTGTTAACCACCGTTGCGTCGGCCAGTGAATATGCGCTATCGCTGGTGAGCACGATATTTAACCTGCCCGGTAAGGCGCGTCCGATTGACTCATAGGTTTTACGCCCCATGATGACGGGTTTGCCCAGTGTGGTACGTTTAAAGTGCGCTAAATCGGCTGGCATGTGCCACGGCATTTGATTATCTTTACCAATCACTCTGTTATGAGCCATGGCTGCAATCATCGCAATTTTCACTTCTACCACTCCCGCTTCACGCTACTTACGGTAAACCACTTCAACGTCATAATCATCGTCATCATCGTCATCATCCCAGTCATCCTCTGCCTCATGATCGGCAACGGCATTGTGATGATAAGTGTCCCAGTTAAACTCGACGTCTTTTTTGTCCTGTTCCTCTTCCATTTCGTCTGGCAGAGTTTCAAGGTAATTCATAATTTCGTGACACAGAGGATCTAAACCCAAACGCTGAAACGCGGAAATATGGAAAACGGGTCCTTGCCAGTCAAGCTTACTGATTATTTGCTCGCATAACTCTTTGGCTTCGTCTTCGAGCAACAAATCAATTTTATTAAAGACCAACCAGCGTGGCTTGCTGGCCAGCTTGGGGCTGTATTTCTCTAACTCATTGATGATTGTCAGCGCATTTTCCACCGGGTCTGACTGATCAGCCGGCATAAGATCAATCATGTGCAATAGCACGCGACAACGCTCCAGGTGCTTCAGAAAACGGATGCCTAAACCAGCACCTTCGGCGGCACCCTCAATCAAACCGGGGATATCGGCAATCACGAAACTACGCTGGGCATCCTGCCTTACCACCCCTAAATTAGGCACTAAGGTGGTAAACGGGTAATCTGCAACCTTTGGTTTAGCCGCCGATACCGAGCGAATAAACGTCGATTTGCCGGCATTGGGCAGCCCCAACAAACCAAC
The genomic region above belongs to Alteromonas gilva and contains:
- the cgtA gene encoding Obg family GTPase CgtA, which gives rise to MKFVDEAEIRVEAGDGGNGTIGFRREKYVPKGGPDGGDGGDGGSVYLQADENLNTLIDYRFERFHRAERGQNGQGSNCTGRGGEDLTLGVPVGTRATDADTQEVLGDLTRHGQRLKVAQGGFHGLGNARFKSSVNRVPRQKTDGTPGEIRNLKLELMLLADVGLLGLPNAGKSTFIRSVSAAKPKVADYPFTTLVPNLGVVRQDAQRSFVIADIPGLIEGAAEGAGLGIRFLKHLERCRVLLHMIDLMPADQSDPVENALTIINELEKYSPKLASKPRWLVFNKIDLLLEDEAKELCEQIISKLDWQGPVFHISAFQRLGLDPLCHEIMNYLETLPDEMEEEQDKKDVEFNWDTYHHNAVADHEAEDDWDDDDDDDDYDVEVVYRK
- the truD gene encoding tRNA pseudouridine(13) synthase TruD, with translation MIALDTSEWQYLFGQPTSTGLLKQQLTDFKVREHLGYKLTGEGEHIYIELEKAGLNTAYVAEQLASFCKLPLRQVTYAGRKDKYAVTQQWFGIHLPGKAEFDWSGFTLAGTRILHTQRHNKKLRTGQLKGNTFTITLREVSDPEQVIERLHRAADEGVPNYFGSQRFGVQRISEQGETSRGGNLLLAERMLNGEVIKNRNKRSMALSALRSWLFNDMLSARISAGLLTTVNTGDVVNLSGSNSIFVAEEDCSELNRRLQERDLSTTVPLWGDGKLDSLGQALAFEQELAEQYSALTAYLASQRLTQDRRAAIIWPQQLECDRQGDTLIVSFFLPPGCFATSVLRECLNTIELA
- the ispF gene encoding 2-C-methyl-D-erythritol 2,4-cyclodiphosphate synthase, which encodes MRIGHGYDVHKFGGNGPIIIGGVSIDYDYGLLAHSDGDVLIHALCDALLGAAALGDIGKHFPDTDSAFAGADSRDLLRQVIAQLRALGYQLVNADMTIIAQAPKMAPHIDSMRHILATDCNVEYDQINVKATTTEKLGFTGRKEGIAAHAVVLITAAAK
- the rpoS gene encoding RNA polymerase sigma factor RpoS — protein: MGQQNIAVIDATPQDETEHTEVVETSKDTGVFDEENTKAKSDTWTNQEEVTKTLDATQLYLSEIGYSPLLTAEEEVHFARRALKGCEASRKRMIVSNLRLVVKIARRYNNRGLALLDLIEEGNLGLIRAVEKFDPERGFRFSTYATWWIRQTIERAIMNQTRTIRLPIHVVKELNVYLRAARELAQELDHEPTAEDIALHLDKPIDEVSKMLRLNERISSVDTPIGGDNDKALLDILADDNESSPEDQLQDSNIKLNIVNWLQELNPKQREVLARRFGLMGYEPSTLEDVGAEIGLTRERVRQIQVEGLRRLKDMLSHQGLDLESVFSRLS
- a CDS encoding YqaA family protein, producing MKLFQPCYDLALRWAKHPNASRYLATLSFAESVIFPVPPDVMLAPMSLSQPDKAWRFALITTIASIVGGIAGYLLGLFAFESWLQPMIESAGYSHKLETTMTWFESYGVWVVFLAGFSPIPYKIFTISAGFLQMAFLPFLIASAVGRGARFYLVAALMKWGGANMEAQLRKYIEVLGWMVVLIAVAAYLLLR
- a CDS encoding peptidoglycan DD-metalloendopeptidase family protein, translated to MTVLNSQHYPQDLPQQTTYTVQSGDTLYAIAWYTGNDYADLAKWNNLTKPYDIYPGQLLDLQPSLKASKKTQTVNKMTGPTSKKNTKKSIDQRDSEAYCDCEPDVNTPKSSGERGTKETSVRDNVSKKTNPSFPPRVERWQWPAQGRVELTNSNEEATKTGLDIYAQHGSQVNAAAAGKVVYAGNALRGYGNLIIIKHTDSFLSAYAHNSRIVVKEREWVNVGQQIAEMGDTGTTSVKLHFEIRYRGKAVEPMKYLPVTQ
- the ispD gene encoding 2-C-methyl-D-erythritol 4-phosphate cytidylyltransferase, whose amino-acid sequence is MTISKVVAVVPAAGVGSRMQADRPKQYLTIGDQTILEHTLLKLAAHPDITRVIVALSPGDDYFSTLAVSNAPWLTTVNGGDSRADSVRNALSTLADDEWALVHDAARPCVNHDDLDQLIAMTRRPGFGGAILATPVRDTMKRALSGATAQPVVAHTENRDNLWHALTPQLFPAQALLQAIDSALAAGVTVTDEASAMEFAGHQVMLLDSDPANIKITRPADLPLARFYLQQSLMETSQTGNLSQ
- a CDS encoding protein-L-isoaspartate(D-aspartate) O-methyltransferase, whose amino-acid sequence is MRSTRKGDALAQLLCDEGIVNQQVLNAVASVPREHFLPDALQHKAYQNTALPIGQGQTISQPYIVAKMSELLLAAPNPANSVLEIGTGSGYQTAILALLFPQVFSVERIKTLQFQAKRRMNQLDLHNVKMKHGDGWQGWQSKGPYDCIIVTAAASRVPEALTDQLREGGRLVIPVGDDQQQLLCIDKMEDQLISNTIESVRFVPLVAGELL
- the folA gene encoding type 3 dihydrofolate reductase, encoding MIAAMAHNRVIGKDNQMPWHMPADLAHFKRTTLGKPVIMGRKTYESIGRALPGRLNIVLTSDSAYSLADATVVNSIDAALAQAKSEATDEAMIIGGGAIYTSLLPRADRLYLTFIDADVAGDTYFPDYAKQGKWRELSKETHPSDQKNQFGYTFVTLERESL
- the surE gene encoding 5'/3'-nucleotidase SurE — its product is MKILLSNDDSVFAKGIATLYTALASEHDVTVIAPDRNCSGASNALSLHQPLRIQKMDNGFYAVNGTPSDCVHLGVNCFLEEDPELVVSGINHGANLGDDVIYSGTVAAATEGRYMGLPAIAVSLCNYDGGHFETAAQVVIDIIRKLITHPLPANQILNVNVPDLPYDELAGVKVTRQGRRHRAEGMVKAADAFNREIYWYGPAGAEQDAGPGTDFHAIANGYCSVTPLSVDMTAHDSIDEMEKWLEM
- a CDS encoding TIGR03545 family protein, giving the protein MQSRAGKITLWLIVILITPIVLYWLFANTVIKSVLESQLSEAHGAEVNITDVSHSLFPVTVDIDTIQFTDARDPLRNQLVVGNMRGDVDVMALLNDQLIMNQLSILDVAFNQPRQSRGEVLRQPTGKSFDTLLSEAKEALPEVDELLERSPLKTTAAVQNAQQTYAVYADELQNDYQQLPDKARLDYYKKQVKQLLETDYKSPAELAKAKEAFDALKQEIRADKALVTNFKEKASTARKALSASLQELKTAPQQDYALLQGIYAGDHAALSQLTEAVFGDKAAQYNSYLFTAFDLIVPLLKGGDDNTETATDAGSPLQVLIRKANVSVNWQDTLLTGDWENITNVHSIFGNPTTFLLNSVADGKQSFTTKGQFFLDENGLDASQTWQIAGLLLESIRLSDNAKLDASIKQALLATAGSLTITDNALDGSGSIDLTKLAMAATGSNKITRAVADLLGSLSSLDIQMDISGSLNAPDFGFSSDLDNQLAGAALATLSASQQDKLDELNRKLQSMVGEQNDMLSSELGDINTWIKASQNDEAALQELLQASLKNVVDKQKDKLLNKLFDKLNGR
- the ftsB gene encoding cell division protein FtsB; translation: MWRDRLILLVLVIMLSALQYRLWLGKNSVSDYLAKQQEVEKQRRQNANLVQRNALLKADINDLTIGLEAVEERARNELGLIKRGETFYRILPPEEE